A section of the Primulina eburnea isolate SZY01 chromosome 1, ASM2296580v1, whole genome shotgun sequence genome encodes:
- the LOC140832758 gene encoding uncharacterized protein has translation MQHAKSESDVTSLAPSSPSRSPKRHVYYVQSPSRDSHDGDKSSMQPSPMESPSHQSFGRHSRNSSASRFSGILPSSGRKGRKRNDKGWPECDVIVEEGKYDEFDDDKKFTRRCQAAMAVAGFLLLFTVFCLIIWGSARPFKAEVAVKSLSVSNFYIGSGSDSSGVPTNMLNFNGSLKLSIYNPATFYGIHVSSMPVNLFYSDFVVASGQLKKYFQPRKSRRTVLVHIEGTKIPLYGAGSTLQVGSNNAVQVPLMLNFTVQSRGDVVGKLVRTKHRKTISCPLKIDSTSNKIIEFKKNSCDYS, from the exons ATGCAGCATGCAAAATCAGAATCCGACGTCACGAGTCTAGCTCCGTCTTCCCCCTCAAGATCACCGAAACGCCATGTCTACTACGTGCAGAGCCCTTCCAGGGATTCACACGACGGAGACAAATCATCCATGCAGCCCAGCCCGATGGAATCTCCGTCGCACCAGTCGTTCGGCCGCCACTCTCGAAATTCCTCCGCCAGCAGATTCTCCGGCATATTGCCGTCTTCTGGGCGGAAGGGGAGGAAAAGAAACGACAAAGGGTGGCCGGAGTGCGATGTGATAGTGGAAGAGGGGAAGTACGATGAATTCGATGATGACAAGAAGTTCACGCGGCGGTGCCAGGCGGCGATGGCGGTGGCTGGCTTCCTTCTTCTCTTTACTGTCTTCTGCCTCATTATTTGGGGTTCCGCAAGGCCTTTCAAAGCTGAAGTTGCCGTCAAG AGTCTGTCCGTAAGCAACTTCTACATCGGCTCCGGTTCGGACTCCTCCGGCGTTCCGACAAACATGCTGAATTTTAATGGATCCCTGAAGCTTAGCATATACAATCCAGCTACATTCTATGGGATTCATGTTAGTTCCATGCCAGTCAATCTCTTCTACTCAGATTTCGTCGTTGCCAGTGGCCAG ctcaaaaaatattttcagcCGAGAAAAAGCCGTCGGACTGTGTTAGTGCACATAGAAGGAACAAAGATTCCCCTTTACGGCGCCGGATCAACCCTCCAGGTTGGTTCAAACAATGCTGTTCAAGTACCTTTGATGCTGAATTTCACCGTACAGTCCCGAGGAGATGTGGTCGGTAAACTGGTCAGGACGAAACACCGGAAAACAATCTCGTGCCCGTTGAAAAtcgactccaccagcaacaagATTATCGAGTTCAAGAAGAACTCGTGCGATTACAGTTGA
- the LOC140832769 gene encoding sulfite exporter TauE/SafE family protein 3-like isoform X1: MAVVGAEFKKPLKGIALIVIGAIVLACGVVSADEGLKQGIARNDGSMENSEYGYLTKTISLSLRNDETLFEHVWPNMEFGWRIVVGTVIGFFGAVLGSVGGVGGGGIFVPMFILIIGFDPKSSTALSKCMIMGVAISTVHFNLKLRHPTLDLPLIDYDAALLFQPMLVLGISIGVFFNVIFAEWIVTTMLIILFVGTSIKAFFKGIETWKKESIIKEAARHSTSNYDDVPYERLPGGPTNETRMRVIKFEPLEVSTINNVCWKEFSILFLVWLIILLLHIAKDLTATCSVEYWIVTLLQIPVTVVASGYEAVCLYKGWRVMGSKGEAQNTWTISQLIFCCFCGVLAGIVGGLLGLGGGFILGPLLLELGIPPQVSSATASFAMAFSSSMSVIQYYILRRFPTSSALYFIVVATIAALVGQHIVRKMISLFGRASIIIFILAFTIFVSAISLGWIGISNIIGKVEGKEYVWFYDICEYDA, from the exons ATGGCTGTGGTTGGAGCAGAATTTAAGAAGCCATTGAAAGGAATCGCTTTGATTGTGATTGGTGCAATTGTCTTAGCTTGCGGGGTTGTTTCTGCAGACGAGGGTTTGAAGCAGGGGATTGCAAGAAATGATGGGAGTATGGAAAATTCTGAATATGGTTACTTAACCAAAACAATCAGCCTGTCGCTGCGTAATGATGAAACACTTTTTGAACATGTTTGGCCT AACATGGAATTTGGCTGGAGAATTGTAGTAGGTACAGTTATTGGATTCTTTGGTGCTGTTCTTGGGAGTGTAGGAGGCGTTGGTGGAGGTGGCATTTTTGTCCCAATGTTCATTTTAAtaattggatttgatccaaagTCATCAACAGCTCTATCAAAAT GTATGATAATGGGTGTGGCGATTTCTACTGTTCATTTCAATCTGAAGCTCCGTCATCCTACACTCGACCTTCCACTGATAGATTATGATGCTGCTCTTCTTTTCCAACCTATGCTAGTTCTTGGGATCAGTATTGGAGTTTTCTTCAATGTGATTTTTGCAGAATGGATTGTTACGACCATGTTGATAATTCTATTTGTAG GTACTTCAATTAAGGCATTCTTCAAGGGCATTGAAACCTGGAAAAAGGAGAGCATAATTAAG GAAGCTGCCAGACACAGTACTTCTAATT ATGATGATGTTCCATATGAACGTCTACCTGGGGGCCCAACTAATGAAACTCGAATGCGAGTCATTAAATTCGAGCCACTGGAG GTCTCAACCATAAACAATGTTTGCTGGAAGGAGTTCAGCATTCTTTTTCTAGTGTGGCTCATCATTCTCCTACTCCATATTGCCAAG GATTTAACGGCCACATGTTCGGTAGAATACTGGATAGTCACCCTCCTGcag ATTCCGGTAACTGTTGTAGCCTCTGGATATGAGGCAGTTTGCTTATACAAGGGCTGGAGGGTGATGGGATCTAAGGGGGAGGCACAAAATACTTGGACAATATCCCAGTTGATTTTTTGTTGTTTCTGTGGGGTTTTGGCTGGTATAGTAGGCGGGCTGCTTGGGCTTGGTGGAGGATTTATTCTAGGGCCATTGCTTCTTGAACTAGGAATTCCACCCCAG GTCTCGAGTGCCACAGCCTCATTCGCGATGGCATTTTCTTCATCCATGTCCGTGATACAATACTATATCTTGAGGCGATTTCCCACATCAAGTG CCCTTTATTTTATTGTGGTGGCTACGATTGCTGCATTGGTAGGGCAACATATTGTGCGAAAGATGATCAGCCTATTTGGGAGAGCATCAATAATCATCTTCATTTTGGCCTTCACAATCTTTGTGAGCGCAATATCGCTAG GTTGGATTGGCATATCAAATATAATTGGGAAGGTAGAAGGAAAAGAGTATGTGTGGTTTTACGACATATGTGAATATGATGCTTAG
- the LOC140832769 gene encoding sulfite exporter TauE/SafE family protein 3-like isoform X2, with translation MENSEYGYLTKTISLSLRNDETLFEHVWPNMEFGWRIVVGTVIGFFGAVLGSVGGVGGGGIFVPMFILIIGFDPKSSTALSKCMIMGVAISTVHFNLKLRHPTLDLPLIDYDAALLFQPMLVLGISIGVFFNVIFAEWIVTTMLIILFVGTSIKAFFKGIETWKKESIIKEAARHSTSNYDDVPYERLPGGPTNETRMRVIKFEPLEVSTINNVCWKEFSILFLVWLIILLLHIAKDLTATCSVEYWIVTLLQIPVTVVASGYEAVCLYKGWRVMGSKGEAQNTWTISQLIFCCFCGVLAGIVGGLLGLGGGFILGPLLLELGIPPQVSSATASFAMAFSSSMSVIQYYILRRFPTSSALYFIVVATIAALVGQHIVRKMISLFGRASIIIFILAFTIFVSAISLGWIGISNIIGKVEGKEYVWFYDICEYDA, from the exons ATGGAAAATTCTGAATATGGTTACTTAACCAAAACAATCAGCCTGTCGCTGCGTAATGATGAAACACTTTTTGAACATGTTTGGCCT AACATGGAATTTGGCTGGAGAATTGTAGTAGGTACAGTTATTGGATTCTTTGGTGCTGTTCTTGGGAGTGTAGGAGGCGTTGGTGGAGGTGGCATTTTTGTCCCAATGTTCATTTTAAtaattggatttgatccaaagTCATCAACAGCTCTATCAAAAT GTATGATAATGGGTGTGGCGATTTCTACTGTTCATTTCAATCTGAAGCTCCGTCATCCTACACTCGACCTTCCACTGATAGATTATGATGCTGCTCTTCTTTTCCAACCTATGCTAGTTCTTGGGATCAGTATTGGAGTTTTCTTCAATGTGATTTTTGCAGAATGGATTGTTACGACCATGTTGATAATTCTATTTGTAG GTACTTCAATTAAGGCATTCTTCAAGGGCATTGAAACCTGGAAAAAGGAGAGCATAATTAAG GAAGCTGCCAGACACAGTACTTCTAATT ATGATGATGTTCCATATGAACGTCTACCTGGGGGCCCAACTAATGAAACTCGAATGCGAGTCATTAAATTCGAGCCACTGGAG GTCTCAACCATAAACAATGTTTGCTGGAAGGAGTTCAGCATTCTTTTTCTAGTGTGGCTCATCATTCTCCTACTCCATATTGCCAAG GATTTAACGGCCACATGTTCGGTAGAATACTGGATAGTCACCCTCCTGcag ATTCCGGTAACTGTTGTAGCCTCTGGATATGAGGCAGTTTGCTTATACAAGGGCTGGAGGGTGATGGGATCTAAGGGGGAGGCACAAAATACTTGGACAATATCCCAGTTGATTTTTTGTTGTTTCTGTGGGGTTTTGGCTGGTATAGTAGGCGGGCTGCTTGGGCTTGGTGGAGGATTTATTCTAGGGCCATTGCTTCTTGAACTAGGAATTCCACCCCAG GTCTCGAGTGCCACAGCCTCATTCGCGATGGCATTTTCTTCATCCATGTCCGTGATACAATACTATATCTTGAGGCGATTTCCCACATCAAGTG CCCTTTATTTTATTGTGGTGGCTACGATTGCTGCATTGGTAGGGCAACATATTGTGCGAAAGATGATCAGCCTATTTGGGAGAGCATCAATAATCATCTTCATTTTGGCCTTCACAATCTTTGTGAGCGCAATATCGCTAG GTTGGATTGGCATATCAAATATAATTGGGAAGGTAGAAGGAAAAGAGTATGTGTGGTTTTACGACATATGTGAATATGATGCTTAG
- the LOC140832787 gene encoding uncharacterized protein: MDAADEAKGFFDSIKPPRLEDAGLEDCALPPDLIKEAFRKAASAVKSVITTSDEEGESGGQCVDDPWEDSTDVVIGIADGITAPSGGCVVQKGGGLTEAPGDEVAVLGGDPNEKGDTVVDPDLPASGDACVDGLQGLDIGGNGRGILGKKLVDRKADVDEEDEGGDRPTLAEGYV; encoded by the coding sequence ATGGATGCGGCCGACGAAGCAAAAGGATTTTTCGACTCAATCAAGCCGCCACGGCTGGAGGATGCAGGCCTGGAGGATTGCGCGTTGCCTCCGGACCTCATAAAGGAGGCTTTTCGCAAAGCCGCATCCGCCGTTAAGTCGGTCATCACAACATCTGACGAAGAGGGTGAATCCGGAGGTCAATGTGTTGATGATCCGTGGGAAGATTCAACGGACGTGGTGATAGGGATTGCGGATGGGATAACAGCTCCTTCTGGAGGCTGCGTCGTCCAGAAAGGCGGTGGATTGACGGAGGCTCCTGGTGATGAGGTGGCAGTTCTTGGTGGGGATCCGAACGAGAAAGGGGACACGGTGGTGGATCCAGATCTTCCGGCGAGTGGGGATGCTTGCGTCGATGGATTGCAAGGCTTGGACATTGGGGGAAATGGCCGGGGCATCTTGGGAAAGAAGCTCGTGGATCGGAAAGCTGACGTGGATGAAGAGGACGAGGGCGGAGATAGACCGACTTTAGCGGAAGGTTATGTGTGA